A genomic region of Trichothermofontia sichuanensis B231 contains the following coding sequences:
- a CDS encoding WYL domain-containing protein gives MWQSLNSDGWGLYLGEPEAQQTELAGQLPLTEFKVRFYPPVAAFILEGDRRHPRQRIRCGPQDQQGQVSYVDYTVPLPDRSFNEFSRWVNRFLGHVQVLAPPSLVTAHRDAITAQMALYKSENTSKEKTSSPHPPIRSPKSSPYGQAK, from the coding sequence GTGTGGCAATCTCTTAATTCAGATGGTTGGGGCCTCTACCTAGGTGAGCCAGAAGCCCAGCAGACCGAACTAGCAGGCCAATTGCCCCTTACCGAATTCAAGGTGCGTTTTTACCCCCCCGTTGCCGCCTTTATCCTCGAAGGCGATCGCCGCCATCCCCGCCAACGCATCCGATGCGGCCCCCAGGATCAGCAAGGCCAAGTGAGCTATGTGGATTACACAGTCCCCCTCCCCGATCGCTCCTTTAATGAATTCAGCCGTTGGGTGAATCGCTTTCTGGGTCATGTACAAGTCCTCGCACCACCATCGTTGGTCACCGCCCATCGAGACGCGATCACTGCACAAATGGCTCTATACAAGTCAGAAAATACGAGTAAGGAAAAGACCAGCAGCCCGCATCCCCCAATCCGTTCTCCCAAAAGCTCACCCTATGGTCAAGCCAAATAA
- a CDS encoding Uma2 family endonuclease, producing MQTSSRSAAYVPPPGVIEVVSQHWKDDYLTKVAEYEDLGISERQPLSPRLDMSIHPQADWQSIVSERFLSVVIP from the coding sequence ATGCAAACAAGTTCACGATCGGCGGCCTATGTACCCCCACCGGGCGTGATTGAGGTCGTGAGTCAGCACTGGAAAGACGATTACCTGACTAAGGTGGCCGAATATGAAGATTTGGGTATTTCCGAGCGACAGCCCTTATCCCCCCGTCTGGACATGTCCATCCATCCTCAAGCCGATTGGCAATCGATCGTTAGTGAGCGATTTTTGTCTGTTGTTATTCCTTGA
- the cas1 gene encoding CRISPR-associated endonuclease Cas1, with the protein MLTLYLSQQGCYVSLHQETLVVKRGDTVLQSVQLLLVEQILVFGKSQSTTQVIRACLWREIPIAYLSRQGYCYGRVLAIARGYRQLARYQQGLSRLERLLVAQRLVQVKLKNGRVLLLRQQRRVAAPTIALAIETLDHLAQEAMRADSADRLMGLEGAGAASYFAAFGECLSSPDFAFMARSRRPPGNAVNAMLSFGYQVLWNHLLSLIELQGLDPYYGCLHEGSERHAALASDLLEEFRAPLIDSLVLWLVNSRVMDAEADFEFRDGGCFLGESGRKKFLQAFVQRMEEKVQVRSGERQPRWDLLNQQVKMYKQFVYNPGLGYEPYLIR; encoded by the coding sequence ATGTTGACGCTCTATCTGTCGCAGCAGGGGTGTTATGTGTCGCTGCACCAGGAGACGCTGGTGGTAAAACGGGGAGATACTGTTTTGCAGTCGGTGCAGTTGCTGCTAGTCGAACAAATCCTGGTGTTTGGTAAGTCGCAGTCGACGACGCAGGTGATTCGGGCCTGTCTCTGGCGCGAGATCCCGATCGCCTATCTCTCGCGCCAGGGCTATTGCTATGGCCGGGTGCTGGCGATCGCGCGGGGCTATCGGCAGTTGGCACGCTACCAGCAGGGGTTGTCGCGGCTGGAGCGGTTGCTGGTGGCACAGCGGTTGGTGCAGGTAAAGCTGAAGAATGGTCGGGTGTTGTTGTTACGGCAACAGCGACGGGTAGCGGCCCCAACGATCGCGCTGGCGATCGAAACCTTGGACCATTTGGCACAGGAGGCGATGCGGGCAGATTCGGCCGATCGGCTGATGGGGTTGGAAGGGGCCGGGGCTGCTAGTTACTTTGCAGCCTTTGGGGAATGTTTGTCGTCGCCAGACTTTGCATTTATGGCACGATCGCGGCGTCCGCCAGGAAATGCAGTAAATGCAATGCTCAGTTTTGGTTATCAGGTACTCTGGAACCATCTACTGTCGTTGATTGAGTTGCAGGGGCTAGACCCGTACTATGGCTGTTTGCACGAGGGGAGTGAGCGTCATGCGGCCTTGGCATCGGATTTGTTGGAGGAATTTCGGGCACCGTTGATTGATTCGCTGGTGTTATGGCTAGTCAATAGTCGGGTGATGGATGCAGAAGCAGATTTTGAGTTTCGGGATGGAGGCTGTTTTTTGGGGGAGTCGGGACGGAAGAAATTTTTGCAGGCGTTTGTGCAGCGCATGGAGGAGAAGGTGCAGGTGCGTTCTGGCGAGCGACAACCGCGTTGGGATTTGTTGAATCAACAGGTAAAGATGTATAAGCAGTTTGTCTATAATCCAGGGCTGGGCTATGAGCCATATTTAATTCGGTAG
- a CDS encoding Rpn family recombination-promoting nuclease/putative transposase, with amino-acid sequence MSFDNLCKLIAEKYPDRIAAWILGEVSQAVSVLKTELSIEPLRADSVVLLRTQNRILHLEFQTLLTSKPPLPLRMLDYWVRLYRLYQLPITQVVVLLLPPPPGRVIETCFSLEGTVHHYQVLRLWEQDPQPLLADPALLPFATLVAMPNPEQWLTQIAQRVRQLESESERQQVSSYVQLLAGLKFQKGFIRQIFREGIMRESVIYQEIFQEGRQEGRQEGRQEGRQEGRQEGRQEEAVALILRILAHRFGDVPETVQTRVRQLTVEQLEALVDLALTMPTLAALVEAGDLDVKG; translated from the coding sequence ATGTCTTTTGACAACCTCTGCAAACTGATTGCTGAAAAGTATCCGGATCGGATCGCGGCCTGGATTCTCGGCGAAGTTTCCCAAGCTGTCAGCGTTCTTAAAACCGAACTCAGCATCGAACCCCTTCGTGCTGATTCGGTGGTGTTGCTGCGCACCCAAAACCGGATCCTGCATCTAGAGTTTCAAACGTTGCTCACCTCCAAGCCCCCCTTACCCCTGCGCATGTTGGACTATTGGGTACGTTTGTATCGTCTCTACCAGTTACCGATTACCCAAGTAGTCGTTTTGCTGCTGCCTCCACCCCCAGGGAGGGTGATTGAAACCTGCTTTTCCCTAGAGGGGACAGTTCATCACTACCAAGTGCTCCGCCTTTGGGAGCAGGATCCCCAGCCTTTGCTAGCCGATCCGGCCCTACTCCCCTTCGCTACTTTAGTAGCGATGCCCAATCCAGAGCAATGGTTAACCCAGATCGCCCAGCGGGTGCGTCAGTTAGAATCAGAGTCAGAACGGCAGCAGGTCTCAAGCTATGTGCAGTTACTAGCGGGCTTAAAGTTTCAGAAGGGATTCATCCGTCAGATTTTCCGGGAGGGGATTATGCGCGAATCCGTGATCTATCAAGAGATTTTCCAGGAAGGTCGGCAGGAAGGTCGGCAGGAAGGTCGGCAGGAAGGTCGGCAGGAAGGTCGGCAGGAAGGTCGGCAGGAAGAGGCAGTGGCGTTAATTTTGCGAATCTTGGCCCATCGCTTTGGCGACGTTCCTGAAACGGTGCAGACGCGGGTCCGACAATTAACGGTTGAGCAACTGGAAGCCTTAGTGGATCTGGCGCTAACAATGCCTACGCTGGCGGCGCTCGTAGAAGCGGGCGATCTCGATGTAAAAGGGTAA
- the cmr4 gene encoding type III-B CRISPR module RAMP protein Cmr4 — MIGNLVYLYLLSPLHTGGTTQEGNLLGIARESHTELPYIPSSSIRGRLRANVTERDLQYWLFGNEINAGDKLEQGSIWIGDGSILWLPVPSLSHGVVWISCPLLLQRWARLKQLQIPIPDAASQYAVNPDLAKGKPIYLKDAILKPQRLTAWSDWHQFVPQSSHTSSIKRVIVLSDQHCATLIQMSLWRQVKVKLDEHKTVNGGFRYEEAIPPDTLMYFPWGVTSQTNGKAKDTKTDPKDKFEQLLQADDLAILQIGGQEGLGRGFVQIWM; from the coding sequence ATGATTGGAAATTTGGTTTATCTCTACCTTCTGTCTCCTCTGCACACGGGTGGCACTACCCAGGAGGGGAATTTATTAGGCATCGCCCGTGAATCCCATACTGAGTTGCCCTACATTCCCTCTAGTTCGATTCGGGGAAGATTACGAGCCAATGTGACAGAAAGGGATTTACAGTATTGGTTATTTGGCAACGAAATCAATGCAGGCGATAAACTGGAGCAGGGATCTATTTGGATTGGCGATGGCTCAATTCTCTGGTTACCGGTGCCTTCCCTTAGTCATGGTGTGGTTTGGATTAGCTGCCCACTGTTGCTGCAACGCTGGGCCAGACTGAAGCAGTTGCAAATTCCGATTCCGGATGCTGCCAGCCAGTATGCTGTCAATCCCGATCTTGCTAAGGGTAAACCTATCTATTTGAAAGATGCCATTTTGAAACCGCAAAGGCTAACTGCGTGGAGCGATTGGCATCAATTTGTTCCCCAATCGAGCCATACTAGCAGCATCAAGCGGGTGATTGTGCTATCCGATCAGCATTGTGCCACGTTGATCCAGATGAGCCTGTGGCGACAGGTGAAGGTCAAGCTAGATGAGCACAAAACGGTGAATGGTGGCTTCCGCTACGAAGAAGCAATTCCCCCGGATACGCTAATGTATTTTCCCTGGGGGGTGACCTCCCAGACTAATGGCAAGGCAAAGGATACTAAAACTGATCCGAAAGATAAGTTTGAGCAATTGCTACAAGCGGACGATCTCGCCATTCTCCAGATTGGGGGCCAGGAGGGTTTAGGACGGGGCTTTGTGCAGATTTGGATGTAG
- the csx18 gene encoding CRISPR-associated protein Csx18, with protein sequence MYLSKRLTRARNLFVAVVNGVMTWIILIIAPLGLMAVIINTLLVVVASYVSATLADRVVRYLQPTEQRAELLGQSRSDLAQTRDDHDLDRGNCF encoded by the coding sequence ATGTACCTATCAAAACGATTGACGCGGGCGCGTAATCTGTTTGTCGCGGTGGTAAATGGGGTAATGACGTGGATTATTTTGATTATTGCGCCGTTGGGGTTGATGGCGGTGATCATCAATACGTTGCTGGTGGTGGTGGCGTCCTATGTGTCGGCGACGCTGGCGGATCGGGTGGTGCGCTATTTACAACCGACGGAGCAGCGGGCGGAGTTGCTGGGGCAATCGCGATCGGATTTGGCCCAGACCCGGGATGATCATGATCTGGACCGGGGGAACTGCTTCTAG
- a CDS encoding ABC transporter permease, producing MQRYWRVLRLFWTTAIAAEMEYRLNFVISALSSGGNLGGSLFGLFLFYRTGYTFQHWSWEEALLVLGIFTLLQGISSTLLVPNLNRIVTQVQEGTLDFVLLKPISSQFWLSTRAISPWGIPDVLAGIAVIAYAGNHLGIGLRAYLFGLLPLLCGVLSLYSLWFMLGATSIWFVKIYNVTEVLRGLLDAGRFPIVAYPAAYRFFFTFVIPVVFLTTVPAEAMLDRISGGWLLATVALAIALLYLSHQFWQFALRFYTSASS from the coding sequence ATGCAGCGCTACTGGCGAGTATTACGACTATTCTGGACTACTGCGATCGCGGCGGAGATGGAATATCGCCTGAATTTTGTCATCTCGGCCTTGAGTAGTGGGGGAAATTTAGGGGGTAGCCTGTTTGGGTTGTTTCTGTTTTATCGCACGGGCTATACTTTCCAACATTGGTCCTGGGAGGAAGCCCTGCTAGTTCTGGGGATTTTCACCCTACTTCAGGGAATTTCTAGCACCTTACTGGTGCCGAATTTGAATCGAATTGTGACTCAGGTACAGGAGGGAACGCTGGATTTTGTACTATTGAAACCGATTAGCAGTCAATTCTGGTTATCAACCCGTGCCATTTCCCCGTGGGGGATACCGGATGTGTTGGCGGGCATTGCTGTCATTGCCTATGCGGGTAACCATCTGGGGATTGGGTTACGGGCCTATCTTTTTGGCCTTTTACCCTTGTTATGTGGGGTGCTGAGTCTTTACAGCCTGTGGTTTATGTTGGGGGCCACCAGTATCTGGTTCGTCAAGATTTATAACGTTACCGAGGTCCTACGGGGGTTGCTGGATGCTGGACGCTTTCCGATCGTCGCCTACCCGGCTGCCTACCGATTCTTTTTTACCTTTGTGATTCCAGTGGTCTTTTTAACCACTGTTCCCGCGGAGGCTATGCTCGATCGAATTTCTGGGGGCTGGTTATTGGCTACAGTAGCATTAGCAATTGCCCTCTTGTATTTATCCCATCAGTTCTGGCAATTTGCACTGCGATTTTACACTAGCGCTTCCAGCTAA
- a CDS encoding type III-B CRISPR module-associated Cmr3 family protein: MLDRCDSLQTQWQKLWQISEQQRQQVKRCLAYLITPGIFERIHRERSKDGRDRDTARCCAYPWEWKQPNLVGVATDKPVPISCRIQDKDGTGKSIPAPQVFAAPPGSVYYLEHPQPLYADDPDAKPGKALARAQRMRQLGYSELLWLPYQPIETPEGETP, translated from the coding sequence GTGCTCGATCGCTGTGACTCCCTGCAAACACAATGGCAAAAACTTTGGCAGATTTCTGAGCAGCAGCGACAACAGGTGAAACGGTGTCTGGCGTACTTAATTACGCCCGGTATTTTTGAACGCATTCATCGGGAAAGATCCAAAGATGGGCGCGATCGCGATACTGCCCGCTGCTGTGCCTATCCGTGGGAATGGAAACAACCGAATTTGGTAGGCGTAGCAACCGATAAACCGGTGCCGATTAGTTGTCGTATTCAGGATAAGGACGGCACAGGGAAAAGTATTCCGGCTCCCCAGGTGTTTGCGGCTCCCCCAGGTAGTGTTTATTATCTCGAACATCCCCAACCACTCTATGCAGACGATCCGGATGCGAAACCAGGGAAGGCACTCGCACGGGCACAACGGATGCGCCAACTGGGCTACTCAGAGCTATTGTGGCTTCCATACCAACCCATTGAAACGCCTGAAGGAGAAACCCCATGA
- a CDS encoding DEAD/DEAH box helicase, with the protein MAILHGTWLTAAQLTAHSPRLTADAAQTFANGGTWFLWGEVWRKPLVPRATMPSPVPLPLALDGQGLARELQTRHHAQQLYWPEAFAQIGHVMTIALPTIITETELLPLHSATVLTADGGAASEEGLIAGLTDEGAIAAKAEATRLYPWQVEGYCLTPLQAIQFLQSLPLGLANREADFIGTDVRFWSHVARWGLDLLARCKFLPGLRLVNEGGRVTAIADWQPLLDSAVDQSRLETFARQFPPACRFYQPAPLEDVAAIVLPPAPATLIRSFLHGIIDAQVRAVAQSQPLPTNPSPLGRWLQALREDEPQLELDPATRDRLLAALTTWSRPVYPYLSGQQLFHACFSLRTPVQEGGDWSLDYGLQAADDPTFVVDAATIWAQPGESFEYQGRTIAQPQETLLMGLGLAARLYPLLEASLEVERPQSCTLTPLQAYEFLKTGVWRFQENGLGVILPPSLAQREAWSNRLGLKIRAKAGTDQRAQTLGLSSLLNFEWELAIAGQTLSQAEFERLVSLNSPLVQINGQWVELRPQDVKAAQVFFAERPDRRTLSLEEALRLSTGDTQTIAKLPVVNFEATGALQELLATLTNQRSLTPIDPPRGFRGELRPYQARGVGWLAFLERWGLGACLADDMGLGKTIQCIAFLLFLQEQGALDAPVLLICPTSVLGNWEREVRRFGPSLKTLVHHGDKRTKGKAFGRAVQGKHLIISSYALAYRDLKEFQQIQWRGLVIDEAQNIKNPQAKQAQAIRELSAHFRIALTGTPVENRLSELWSIMDFLNPGYLGPRPFFQRRFAIPIERYGDTDSLKTLRALVQPFILRRLKTDREIIQDLPEKQEMTVFCGLTPEQAALYQQTVDHTLAAIEAAEGIQRRGMILALLMRLKQICNHPLLGRTEINLAGTKTTAKVAKNRTRTNSTDLPKSQTAAVATAHFARSSGKLQRLDEMLEELLENGDHALIFTQFAEWGKLLKTHLEARHNREIFFLYGETRQAQREEMVDRFQHDPQGPPIMILSLKAGGVGLNLTRANHVFHYDRWWNPAVENQATDRAFRIGQTRNVQVHKFVCSGTLEERIHELLENKKALAEQVVGTGEDWLTELDTDQLRTLLLLDRNAVIETTEE; encoded by the coding sequence ATGGCAATTTTACATGGTACTTGGCTGACCGCAGCCCAACTGACTGCCCATTCTCCTCGACTCACTGCCGATGCAGCCCAAACCTTTGCAAATGGGGGGACCTGGTTTCTCTGGGGGGAAGTATGGCGCAAGCCGCTGGTTCCCCGCGCCACGATGCCGAGTCCGGTTCCTCTTCCCTTAGCCCTAGATGGACAAGGGTTGGCACGGGAATTACAAACCCGCCACCACGCCCAGCAGTTGTATTGGCCAGAAGCCTTTGCCCAGATTGGGCACGTGATGACGATCGCCTTGCCCACGATCATTACGGAGACGGAGTTACTCCCCCTGCATTCGGCTACGGTGTTAACCGCTGACGGGGGGGCGGCTTCTGAGGAGGGATTGATTGCGGGATTAACAGATGAGGGTGCGATCGCGGCCAAGGCTGAGGCTACCCGTTTGTACCCGTGGCAGGTGGAAGGGTATTGCCTCACCCCCTTGCAGGCCATACAGTTTCTCCAATCGTTGCCCTTAGGGTTGGCCAACCGCGAAGCTGATTTTATCGGCACGGATGTGCGGTTTTGGTCCCATGTTGCCCGCTGGGGGTTGGATCTTCTGGCTCGCTGTAAGTTTTTGCCGGGACTGCGGTTGGTTAATGAAGGGGGGCGAGTGACCGCGATCGCTGACTGGCAACCCTTGCTCGATAGTGCTGTTGATCAGTCTCGTTTAGAAACCTTTGCTCGCCAATTCCCGCCAGCCTGTCGCTTTTATCAGCCGGCACCGCTAGAGGATGTGGCGGCGATCGTTCTCCCCCCGGCTCCTGCCACCCTGATTCGCAGCTTTTTGCACGGCATTATTGATGCGCAAGTGCGAGCTGTGGCCCAATCCCAACCGTTGCCAACCAATCCGTCGCCCCTAGGGCGTTGGCTGCAAGCCCTACGCGAGGACGAGCCGCAACTGGAATTAGACCCCGCAACCCGCGATCGCCTGTTGGCCGCCCTGACGACCTGGAGTCGCCCTGTCTACCCCTATTTGAGCGGACAACAGCTGTTCCATGCCTGCTTTTCCCTCCGAACCCCGGTGCAGGAGGGAGGCGATTGGTCCCTGGACTATGGTTTACAGGCGGCAGATGATCCGACTTTTGTGGTGGATGCAGCCACGATTTGGGCGCAGCCGGGGGAATCTTTTGAGTATCAGGGCCGTACGATCGCCCAACCCCAGGAAACTCTCCTCATGGGCCTGGGCCTTGCCGCCCGTCTGTATCCTCTGCTGGAGGCCAGTCTGGAAGTAGAACGGCCCCAATCTTGTACCCTGACACCCCTGCAAGCGTATGAATTTCTCAAGACCGGTGTGTGGCGATTCCAGGAGAATGGGCTAGGGGTGATCTTGCCTCCCAGTTTGGCGCAGCGAGAAGCCTGGAGTAATCGCCTGGGGCTAAAGATCCGAGCCAAGGCAGGCACTGACCAACGCGCCCAAACGTTGGGATTATCTAGTCTGCTTAACTTTGAGTGGGAGCTGGCGATCGCAGGCCAAACGCTTTCCCAAGCAGAGTTTGAACGGTTGGTAAGTCTCAACAGTCCGCTGGTCCAGATCAACGGCCAGTGGGTGGAGTTGCGGCCCCAGGATGTGAAGGCGGCCCAGGTTTTTTTTGCTGAACGGCCTGATCGGCGCACCTTGTCCCTAGAGGAGGCCCTGCGGCTGAGTACGGGGGATACCCAGACGATCGCCAAGTTACCGGTGGTGAACTTTGAAGCGACGGGAGCCTTACAGGAATTATTGGCTACCCTGACGAATCAGCGATCGTTGACCCCCATTGATCCGCCCCGTGGGTTTCGGGGTGAATTGCGTCCCTACCAGGCACGGGGGGTAGGCTGGCTTGCCTTTTTAGAGCGTTGGGGGTTAGGAGCCTGCCTCGCGGACGACATGGGGTTAGGCAAGACCATTCAATGTATTGCTTTTCTTCTATTCTTGCAGGAACAGGGCGCTCTGGACGCGCCGGTTTTGCTCATTTGCCCTACCTCGGTGTTAGGTAACTGGGAGCGGGAGGTGCGCCGTTTCGGCCCCAGCCTCAAAACCCTGGTTCACCACGGGGATAAGCGGACGAAGGGGAAGGCCTTTGGACGGGCGGTGCAGGGAAAACACTTGATCATCAGCAGTTATGCCCTTGCCTATCGAGATCTGAAGGAGTTTCAACAAATTCAGTGGCGGGGGTTAGTCATTGATGAGGCCCAGAATATCAAGAATCCCCAGGCAAAACAGGCCCAAGCCATCCGTGAACTCAGTGCCCACTTTCGGATTGCTTTGACCGGGACACCGGTGGAAAATCGGTTGTCGGAACTATGGTCGATTATGGATTTTCTCAATCCCGGTTACTTGGGACCACGCCCATTTTTCCAACGCCGTTTTGCCATTCCGATCGAGCGTTATGGCGATACGGATTCCTTGAAAACGCTGCGAGCACTGGTTCAGCCATTTATTCTGCGGCGCTTGAAAACCGATCGGGAAATCATCCAGGATCTTCCGGAAAAGCAGGAGATGACCGTCTTCTGTGGCCTTACTCCAGAGCAAGCGGCCCTCTATCAGCAGACAGTGGATCACACCCTGGCAGCTATAGAAGCGGCAGAAGGAATTCAGCGACGGGGGATGATTCTAGCGCTACTGATGCGGCTGAAGCAAATTTGTAACCATCCCCTTTTGGGCAGAACCGAGATCAACTTAGCGGGAACTAAGACGACTGCCAAGGTTGCTAAAAATCGCACGAGAACCAACTCAACAGATCTCCCCAAGTCACAAACCGCAGCCGTGGCAACTGCTCACTTTGCCCGTAGTTCAGGTAAGTTGCAACGGTTGGATGAAATGCTGGAAGAACTGTTAGAAAATGGTGATCATGCTTTGATTTTTACCCAATTTGCGGAGTGGGGGAAACTGCTTAAGACTCATTTAGAAGCCCGCCATAACCGAGAAATTTTTTTCCTCTATGGGGAGACCCGTCAGGCCCAACGGGAAGAGATGGTCGATCGCTTCCAGCACGATCCGCAAGGTCCACCGATTATGATCCTATCTCTGAAAGCAGGAGGGGTGGGTTTGAATCTCACCCGTGCTAACCATGTGTTTCATTACGATCGCTGGTGGAATCCGGCGGTGGAAAACCAGGCGACTGATCGAGCGTTCCGGATTGGTCAAACCCGTAATGTCCAGGTTCATAAGTTTGTCTGTTCCGGCACACTGGAGGAGAGAATTCATGAGCTGCTTGAGAACAAAAAAGCGCTTGCAGAGCAAGTGGTGGGTACGGGCGAGGATTGGTTAACGGAGTTAGATACGGATCAATTGCGAACCCTGTTATTGCTCGATCGCAATGCAGTGATTGAAACGACGGAGGAGTGA
- a CDS encoding RAMP superfamily CRISPR-associated protein — protein MVFERPKRPGQAQPSPATQRPQTPGQRPAPPDRDPQRPTARQGGRGGDQGGGYRGGGRNPGGGQGGGGHDRPVPSPWLEHPLDPTPNPDATASFVEYLRWMRSPDSAYKDPTKVQILQIAEEQANYRDRLITLTNRTKLIAGEGNTFPAKCLWRIRVGGHRGPESILLPAFDALGMPYIPSSTLRGVARTQAIRELMAEQNLSWQQAEEVIARRYFGYLGSENREERSGKVIFLDAYPLPQQSGNGGGLAVDMANNIWSWDAAGRDLLYSPNPNPLFSLSETTFLIGIRPMPGSDPDIIDQVKQWLSRGLQAGIGSQVNTGYGSLVRAGHASAANEFFRVDFTLEGQLIHGRQKFTQWNWNDRRHEWQMRGNPDAEVRPVAFKSMLRYWFRALALGVLPSRDVQQLEGTLFGAITPRQSRGYLTVRITNGRVVQREARPNAQGKQDPCGEQSGTLILAHSTETPPEQHRTVATLCQNLTWLMFHLGGIGQGARRPCYSRQNRENGRAPWWRGSTLSPESDDGFWELPDTVQEFKKLFQRRLQDFYKALGKLTNQTINPNQLQRPGEVRKDKWTEAVDTNCQIVVCTGKSNFSKPYALAVLHSEELKKNGNYDPDLCGAVLGAKVKPSPVWIADLGDYQVVTVFGATQNPRQQYLNRLRQGCDCHQFAQIFPYN, from the coding sequence ATGGTTTTTGAACGTCCGAAACGCCCAGGACAGGCGCAACCATCACCCGCTACCCAACGCCCTCAAACACCCGGCCAGCGACCCGCACCTCCTGATCGCGATCCTCAGAGACCGACGGCTCGTCAAGGTGGGCGGGGTGGCGATCAAGGCGGTGGCTATCGGGGTGGCGGCAGGAATCCTGGGGGGGGACAAGGTGGGGGTGGCCACGATCGTCCGGTTCCGTCGCCTTGGCTAGAACATCCGCTTGATCCCACGCCTAACCCAGATGCAACGGCTAGTTTTGTGGAATATCTGCGCTGGATGCGATCGCCGGATAGCGCCTACAAAGATCCCACTAAAGTCCAGATCTTGCAAATAGCAGAAGAGCAGGCCAATTATCGCGATCGCCTCATAACCTTGACGAATCGGACAAAGTTGATTGCAGGAGAAGGGAATACTTTTCCGGCTAAATGTCTGTGGCGCATCCGAGTGGGGGGCCATCGCGGGCCAGAAAGTATCCTATTGCCTGCTTTTGATGCCTTGGGGATGCCCTATATTCCTTCTAGTACCCTACGCGGTGTTGCCCGTACCCAGGCCATTCGGGAACTAATGGCGGAGCAGAATCTATCCTGGCAACAAGCTGAAGAAGTCATCGCTCGTCGGTATTTTGGCTATTTAGGGAGTGAGAACCGCGAAGAGCGATCGGGTAAGGTAATTTTTTTAGATGCCTATCCTCTGCCCCAGCAGTCGGGCAATGGGGGCGGCTTAGCAGTGGACATGGCCAATAATATCTGGTCGTGGGATGCGGCTGGCCGCGATTTACTCTATTCCCCTAATCCTAATCCCCTTTTCTCCCTCTCGGAAACAACATTCTTAATTGGGATTCGCCCCATGCCGGGGAGTGATCCGGATATTATCGATCAGGTCAAACAATGGCTGAGTCGGGGACTACAAGCAGGGATTGGCTCGCAGGTAAATACGGGCTACGGCAGCCTGGTACGGGCAGGACACGCCAGTGCCGCTAATGAGTTTTTCCGAGTTGATTTCACTTTGGAAGGGCAACTGATTCATGGGCGGCAAAAGTTTACGCAGTGGAACTGGAACGATCGTCGCCATGAATGGCAAATGCGGGGCAACCCAGATGCCGAAGTGCGTCCCGTAGCCTTCAAGTCTATGCTGCGCTACTGGTTCCGGGCCTTGGCGTTGGGAGTGTTGCCGTCTAGGGACGTGCAGCAACTAGAAGGCACCCTCTTTGGTGCAATTACTCCCCGCCAATCCAGAGGCTACCTGACGGTGAGAATTACCAATGGTCGTGTTGTTCAACGGGAGGCCCGTCCCAACGCCCAGGGCAAACAGGACCCTTGTGGTGAGCAGTCAGGCACTCTGATTCTTGCCCATTCCACGGAAACACCGCCGGAGCAACACCGAACAGTCGCAACCCTCTGCCAGAACTTAACCTGGCTGATGTTTCATCTAGGCGGCATTGGTCAGGGAGCGAGGCGACCTTGCTATTCTCGGCAAAACCGAGAGAATGGTCGTGCCCCTTGGTGGCGTGGCTCCACCCTCAGTCCTGAGAGCGATGATGGGTTTTGGGAGTTGCCAGATACGGTTCAGGAGTTCAAAAAACTGTTTCAGCGACGCTTACAGGATTTTTATAAGGCATTAGGGAAACTGACTAATCAAACTATCAACCCAAATCAGCTTCAACGTCCAGGTGAAGTCAGAAAAGATAAATGGACAGAAGCCGTTGATACCAACTGTCAGATTGTTGTCTGCACAGGCAAGAGCAACTTTAGCAAGCCCTATGCCCTAGCCGTGCTCCACAGTGAGGAACTCAAGAAAAACGGCAACTATGATCCAGACCTCTGTGGTGCGGTTTTGGGTGCCAAGGTAAAGCCCTCACCTGTTTGGATTGCCGATTTGGGGGATTATCAGGTCGTAACAGTATTTGGAGCCACTCAAAATCCTCGTCAGCAATACCTAAATAGGTTGCGTCAAGGATGCGATTGTCACCAATTTGCACAAATCTTTCCCTATAACTGA
- the cas2 gene encoding CRISPR-associated endonuclease Cas2: protein MLLYVVAYDIPCNKRRQRVSDLLEGYGRRVQYSVFECLLSAAKYDELRQRLRKRVNLDEDSVRFYPLSGHTLSQVEVWGGVPLTQAPSSIIV, encoded by the coding sequence ATGCTGCTCTATGTGGTGGCTTATGATATTCCCTGTAATAAGCGTCGCCAACGGGTATCAGACTTGTTGGAGGGATATGGACGACGAGTACAGTATAGTGTATTTGAGTGTTTGTTATCGGCAGCAAAGTATGATGAATTGCGGCAACGATTACGCAAACGGGTGAATCTAGATGAGGATTCGGTGCGGTTTTATCCGCTGTCAGGCCATACGCTGAGCCAAGTGGAAGTTTGGGGTGGGGTACCGCTGACGCAAGCGCCCAGTTCGATTATTGTCTAA